One genomic window of Camelina sativa cultivar DH55 chromosome 5, Cs, whole genome shotgun sequence includes the following:
- the LOC104787834 gene encoding alpha,alpha-trehalose-phosphate synthase [UDP-forming] 6-like isoform X5, whose amino-acid sequence MVSRSYSNLLELASGDSPTFGRMNRQIPRIMAVAGIMSNIDNETKETDLSPKDRIIIVANELPIRAQRRVDGNGSSSSSTSSICCSKGWNFSWDKNSLLLQLKDGLGDGAIEVIYVGCLKEEIHPNEQEEVYQVLLESFKCVPTFLPLDLYTRYYHGFCKQQLWPLFHYMLPLSPDLGGRFDRTLWQAYVSVNKIFADRIMEVINPEDDFVWVHDYHLMVLPTFLRKRFNRVKLGFFLHSPFPSSEIYKTLPIREELLRALLNSDLIGFHTFDYARHFLSCCSRMLGLTYESKRGYIGLEYYGRTVSIKILPVGIHMGQLQSVLSLPETERKVEELIERYGRMGRTMLLGVDDMDIFKGITLKLLAMEQLLIQHPEWQGKVVLVQIANPARGKGKDVQEMQAETYSTVKRINETFGRPGYDPIVLIDAPLKFYERVAYYVVAECCLVTAVRDGMNLIPYEYIVSRQGNEKLDKILKLEPNNHNHKKSIMLVVSEFIGCSPSLSGAIRVNPWNVDAVADAMDSALEVAEPEKQLRHEKHYKYVSTHDVGYWARSFLQDLERSCGEHGRRRCWGIGFGLSFRVVALDQSFRKLSMEHIVSAYKRTKTRAILLDYDDTLMPQGSIDKRPSSKSIDILNTLCRDKGNLVFIVSAKSRDTLSDWFSPCEKLGIAAEHGYFLRLRKAEEWENCVAAADCSWKQIAEPVMELYTETTDGSTIEDKETALVWSYEDADPDFGSCQAKELLDHLESVLANEPVTVKRGQNYVEVKPQGVSKGLIARRMLSMMQERGTLPEFVLCIGDDRSDEDMFEVICSSTEGPSIAPRAEVFACTVGQKPSKAKYYLDDTSEIVRLMHGLASVTDQITPV is encoded by the exons ATGGTTTCCAGATCGTATTCGAATCTGTTGGAGCTAGCTTCAGGAGACTCACCAACGTTTGGACGCATGAACCGACAGATCCCACGAATCATGGCCGTAGCAGGAATCATGTCAAACATCGATAATGAGACTAAAGAAACTGATCTGTCTCCTAAAGATCGTATCATCATCGTGGCTAATGAATTACCAATACGAGCTCAGAGAAGGGTGGATGGTAatggtagtagtagtagtagtactagtagtatTTGTTGTAGCAAAGGTTGGAACTTTTCTTGGGATAAGAATTCACTTCTTCTCCAATTGAAAGATGGGTTAGGTGATGGAGCTATTGAGGTTATCTATGTGGGTTGTTTGAAAGAAGAGATTCATCCTAATGAGCAAGAAGAAGTTTATCAAGTTCTTCTCGAGAGTTTCAAGTGTGTGCCGACGTTTTTACCTTTGGATTTGTATACTAGATACTACCATGGGTTCTGTAAGCAGCAGCTTTGGCCTTTGTTTCATTACATGTTGCCACTTTCTCCTGATCTTGGAGGTAGGTTTGATAGGACTTTGTGGCAAGCTTATGTCTCCGTGAACAAGATTTTTGCTGACAGGATTATGGAGGTGATAAATCCTGAGGATGATTTTGTGTGGGTACATGATTACCATTTGATGGTCTTGCCTACATTCTTGAGGAAGAGGTTTAACAGGGTCAAGCTTGGTTTCTTCCTCCATAGTCCGTTTCCATCCTCTGAGATTTACAAAACTTTGCCTATTCGTGAGGAGCTGCTTCGAGCTTTGCTTAACTCGGATTTGATAGGGTTCCATACTTTTGACTACGCGAGGCATTTCTTGTCTTGTTGTAGTCGAATGCTCGGTCTTACTTATGAGTCAAAGAGAGGATACATTGGACTTGAGTATTACGGTAGAACTGTGAGTATAAAAATTCTGCCTGTGGGAATTCATATGGGTCAGCTTCAGTCGGTTCTGAGCCTACCCGAGACTGAAAGGAAAGTTGAGGAGCTCATTGAGCGGTATGGTCGAATGGGCAGGACAATGCTGCTCGGTGTGGATGACATGGACATTTTCAAAGGGATAACGTTAAAGCTCTTGGCAATGGAGCAGCTACTTATCCAACATCCTGAATGGCAAGGGAAGGTTGTGTTGGTGCAAATAGCTAACCCGGCGAGAGGGAAAGGGAAAGATGTACAAGAGATGCAAGCTGAGACGTATTCAACTGTTAAGCGGATTAATGAGACCTTTGGTAGACCCGGGTATGATCCTATAGTGTTGATCGATGCACCGTTGAAGTTTTATGAAAGGGTTGCTTATTATGTAGTTGCTGAGTGTTGTTTGGTGACAGCGGTTAGGGATGGTATGAATCTTATACCTTACGAATACATAGTTTCCCGTCAAGGAAATGAGAAGCTAGACAAAATTCTAAAGCTGGAGCCGAACAATCATAACCACAAGAAAAGCAT CATGCTGGTGGTTTCTGAGTTCATTGGTTGCTCGCCATCGTTAAGCGGAGCCATTCGTGTTAATCCCTGGAATGTTGATGCAGTGGCTGATGCAATGGATAGTGCACTTGAAGTGGCTGAACCTGAGAAGCAGCTAAGACATGAGAAGCATTACAAGTATGTGAGCACACATGATGTTGGCTATTGGGCTCGTAGCTTCCTCCAAGATCTTGAGAGGAGTTGTGGTGAGCATGGACGAAGGAGGTGTTGGGGAATTGGTTTTGGTCTTAGCTTTAGAGTTGTGGCACTAGACCAAAGCTTCAGGAAGCTGTCAATGGAACACATAGTATCAGCTTATAAGAGGACAAAGACACGGGCTATTCTTTTGGACTATGACGATACTTTAATGCCACAGGGCTCTATCGATAAAAGACCATCATCAAAGTCAATCGACATATTGAACACCTTGTGTAGGGACAAGGGCAATCTGGTGTTCATTGTTAGTGCTAAAAGCCGAGATACATTGTCGGACTGGTTCAGTCCTTGTGAGAAGCTTGGAATTGCTGCTGAGCATGGCTATTTTCTGAG GCTGAGAAAGGCAGAAGAATGGGAGAACTGTGTGGCAGCAGCAGATTGTTCATGGAAGCAAATTGCAGAACCTGTGATGGAACTCTACACCGAGACAACTGATGGATCAACAATCGAAGACAAAGAGACCGCTCTTGTCTGGAGCTATGAGGACGCTGACCCTGATTTCGGCTCATGTCAAGCTAAGGAACTTCTAGATCATCTTGAAAGTGTCCTTGCCAATGAACCTGTTACAGTCAAGCGAGGGCAGAACTACGTTGAGGTCAAGCCGCAG GGCGTGAGCAAAGGACTTATAGCAAGAAGAATGCTTTCGATGATGCAAGAAAGAGGAACACTTCCTGAGTTCGTTTTATGTATTGGAGATGACCGGTCTGATGAAGACATGTTTGAGGTGATATGCAGTTCCACTGAAGGCCCTTCGATTGCCCCAAGAGCAGAGGTTTTTGCTTGTACTGTCGGACAAAAGCCTAGCAAGGCCAAGTATTACCTGGATGACACAAGTGAAATTGTCAGGTTAATGCACGGTTTAGCTTCTGTTACAGACCAGATCACTCCTGTTTAA